The Falco cherrug isolate bFalChe1 chromosome 15, bFalChe1.pri, whole genome shotgun sequence genome includes a region encoding these proteins:
- the LOC129737434 gene encoding adhesion G-protein coupled receptor G4-like, which produces MEELEIVASKISDITRLADMSMTLAETILSILNYILLQEKDQNVRKMTNSILKTTEEIGYKVTYTERQASVITTSLALLVMHPDPSVFGGLAFGVTSYNRGMDLKINVQENPFKKAMASVFLPKSLKKFLGIEHADPDKHSKIQFKFFGTTSLFVVTTTPNEC; this is translated from the exons ATGGAAGAATTAGAAATCGTTGCAAGTAAAATTTCTGATATCACAAGGCTTGCAGATATGAGCATGACACTTGCAGAGACTATATTGTCTATACTAAACTATATTTTGCTGCAAGAAAAAGATCAGAACGTTAGAAAAATGACCAATAG TATCCTGAAGACAACTGAAGAGATAGGCTACAAGGTGACTTACACAGAAAGACAGGCATCTGTTATAACCACCTCCTTGGCTTTGCTGGTGATGCACCCAGATCCCAGCGTGTTTGGAGGGCTGGCCTTTGGCGTTACCTCCTACAACAGAGGCATGGATCTCAAG ATCAATGTTCAAGAAAACCCATTCAAAAAGGCCATGGCCTCGGTGTTTTTGCCAAAATCACTGAAGAAATTCCTAGGGATCGAGCACGCTGACCCAGACAAGCATTCAAAGATCCAGTTTAAGTTTTTTGGCACTACTTCACTCTTTGTGGTAACTACGACTCCTAACGAATGCTAA
- the LOC129737415 gene encoding adhesion G-protein coupled receptor G2-like — protein sequence MEYTDMNYTICFCNHLTHFGVLLDLSQTEIDITHDRVLTLISYAGCGASSLFLGITLATYLTLEKLRRDNASKILLNLCTALLMLNMVFLTNSWLSSYNQPGVCIAVAVLLHYFLLAAFTWMWLESVHFYLALVKVFNVYIPMYVLKCCIAGWGK from the exons ATGGAATATACAGATATGAATTACACAATCTGTTTTTGTAACCATCTTACCCATTTTGGAGTCCTACTG GACCTGTCCCAGACAGAGATAGACATCACACATGATCGTGTATTAACTCTGATAAGCTACGCAGGATGTGGTGCTTCTTCCCTATTTTTGGGTATAACACTGGCGACATACCTAACCCTTGA AAAGCTGCGGAGAGACAATGCTTCAAAAATCCTGCTCAATCTTTGTACTGCGCTGCTGATGCTGAACATGGTCTTCCTCACCAACTCCTGGCTGTCCTCATACAACCAGCCAGGTGTCTGTATCGCTGTGGCTGTGCTCCTTCACTATTTCCTTCTTGCAGCTTTCACGTGGATGTGGCTGGAGTCTGTTCACTTTTACTTGGCTCTTGTAAAAGTGTTCAATGTTTACATCCCAATGTACGTGCTAAAATGCTGTATTGCTGGCTGGGGTAAGTAG